In one Streptomyces marincola genomic region, the following are encoded:
- a CDS encoding GntR family transcriptional regulator, with amino-acid sequence MAARPDSDRRPEAGAHVADRLEDEIVLGLRFPRERLVEDDLMERFTAKRHVVRSALKDLENRGLVERKPNVGAFVRAFTAKEVRDIYAVRELLEVHCARHIALPVPPERLEELTGHQRRHDAAIEAGDLRGVVRANTDFHRALFALSNNDALVAAIVRHAQMTHAIRSVTATSPEFLARSREEHWTMIRALEEGHSDLLAETCRAHLLPSRDAYLRRVPEPPA; translated from the coding sequence GTGGCAGCAAGGCCCGATTCCGACCGCAGGCCGGAGGCCGGGGCCCACGTCGCCGACCGGCTGGAGGACGAGATCGTGCTCGGCCTCCGCTTCCCCCGCGAGCGGCTGGTCGAGGACGACCTGATGGAGCGCTTCACCGCCAAGCGGCATGTCGTGCGCAGCGCCCTGAAGGACCTGGAGAACCGGGGCCTGGTCGAGCGGAAGCCGAATGTCGGGGCGTTCGTGCGGGCGTTCACGGCCAAGGAGGTGCGCGACATCTACGCGGTGCGGGAACTGCTCGAAGTGCACTGCGCCCGCCACATAGCGCTGCCCGTACCGCCGGAGCGCCTTGAGGAGCTGACCGGCCATCAGCGGCGGCACGACGCGGCGATCGAGGCGGGGGACCTGCGCGGCGTGGTGCGGGCCAACACCGACTTCCACCGGGCCCTGTTCGCGCTCTCGAACAATGACGCCCTGGTCGCGGCGATCGTCCGGCACGCGCAGATGACGCACGCCATCCGCTCCGTCACGGCCACGTCGCCCGAGTTCCTCGCGCGGTCGCGCGAAGAGCACTGGACGATGATCCGCGCCTTGGAGGAGGGGCACTCCGACCTGCTCGCCGAGACCTGCCGCGCGCACCTGCTGCCCTCCCGGGACGCGTACCTCAGGCGCGTTCCCGAGCCCCCGGCCTGA
- a CDS encoding thymidine phosphorylase: MDAITIIRAKRDGAALTPEQIDWIVAAYTRGDVADEQMSALAMAILLNGMDRAEIARWTAAMIASGERMDFSGLPLPTADKHSTGGVGDKITLPLAPLVAACGAAVPQLSGRGLGHTGGTLDKLESIPGWRARLSGDEMLAVLRDTGAVICAAGEGLAPADRKLYALRDVTGTVESIPLIASSIMSKKIAEGTGALVLDVKVGSGAFMKTLADARELAATMVEIGTDHGVRTVALLTDMATPLGLTAGNALEVREAVEVLAGGGPRDVVELTLALAREMLDAAGLPDADPARALADGSAMDRWRRMVAAQGGDPDAPLPRAAERHTVTASESGVVTALDAYAVGLAAWRLGAGRARKEDPVQAGAGVELHAKPGDEVTAGAPLLTLHTDTEERFGPALAALGDGAVSVGPAAEAAVRPIVLDRIA, from the coding sequence ATGGACGCGATCACCATCATCCGCGCCAAGCGTGACGGCGCCGCGCTGACCCCCGAGCAGATCGACTGGATCGTCGCCGCCTACACGCGGGGCGACGTCGCCGACGAGCAGATGTCGGCACTGGCCATGGCGATACTGCTGAACGGCATGGACCGGGCCGAGATCGCCCGCTGGACCGCGGCGATGATCGCCTCGGGGGAGCGCATGGACTTCTCCGGGCTGCCGCTGCCGACCGCGGACAAGCACTCGACGGGCGGAGTGGGCGACAAGATCACGCTGCCGCTCGCGCCGCTGGTCGCGGCGTGCGGCGCGGCCGTTCCGCAGCTGTCGGGGCGTGGGCTCGGGCACACCGGCGGCACGCTGGACAAACTGGAGTCGATCCCCGGCTGGCGGGCCCGCCTGTCCGGCGACGAGATGCTGGCGGTGCTGCGGGACACCGGCGCGGTGATCTGCGCGGCGGGGGAGGGGCTCGCTCCGGCGGACCGGAAGCTGTACGCGCTGCGGGATGTGACGGGGACGGTCGAGTCCATTCCGCTGATCGCCTCGTCGATCATGTCCAAGAAGATCGCCGAGGGCACCGGGGCGCTGGTGCTCGACGTGAAGGTGGGCTCCGGGGCGTTCATGAAGACGCTCGCGGACGCGCGGGAGCTGGCCGCCACGATGGTCGAGATCGGCACCGACCACGGGGTGCGGACCGTCGCGCTGCTCACCGACATGGCGACCCCGCTCGGCCTGACGGCGGGGAACGCGCTCGAAGTCCGCGAGGCCGTCGAGGTGCTCGCGGGCGGCGGGCCGCGGGACGTGGTGGAGCTGACGCTCGCGCTCGCCCGCGAGATGCTGGACGCGGCCGGGCTCCCGGACGCCGACCCGGCGCGCGCCCTGGCCGACGGCTCCGCGATGGACCGCTGGCGCCGCATGGTCGCGGCGCAGGGCGGCGACCCGGACGCGCCGCTGCCGCGGGCCGCCGAGCGGCACACCGTCACGGCCTCCGAGTCCGGCGTGGTCACCGCGCTCGACGCCTACGCGGTGGGCCTCGCGGCCTGGCGGCTGGGCGCGGGCAGGGCCCGCAAGGAGGACCCGGTGCAGGCCGGGGCGGGGGTGGAGCTGCACGCGAAGCCGGGCGACGAGGTCACCGCGGGCGCCCCGCTGCTGACGCTGCACACGGACACCGAGGAGCGGTTCGGGCCGGCGCTCGCCGCGCTCGGGGACGGCGCGGTCAGCGTCGGCCCGGCGGCGGAGGCGGCCGTCCGGCCGATCGTGCTCGACCGGATCGCCTGA
- the mgtE gene encoding magnesium transporter, which yields MTHLPALLEEQNLAGVLEWLETQPPYAIADEIARMDAVESVVTFRLLDKDRAIEVFEELDPADQQQILEGLRDQPFRELVERMDPDDRARMLKEAPATVAQRVLAGLSAHERQMTAALLGYPEGSVGQYMTPETVALQQDLTVGQALDVVRRRGAQAETIYTLPVVDTGRRLTGVVELRELVLSEPRAMVSDLVVTAPPMARATDRAEDAARLMRETNVLDLPVVDSESRLVGLLTSDDAFEVIEAADTEDVARQSGAEPLERHYMSVSVFRLSRVRVLWLMLLMVAATLTVSVTQLFETELNEVTELALFVPLLIGTGGNSGAQAATAAVRALAVGEVRTSDLLRVIWRECRTGLLLGCMLAVVGLFVGALFVGWDVASVVALTLVVICAWASTVGGTMPLLAKKLRIDPAVVSAPMVTTLVDATGLVIYFSTAKLILGI from the coding sequence ATGACTCATCTGCCCGCCCTGCTTGAGGAGCAGAACCTCGCCGGGGTCCTGGAGTGGCTGGAGACGCAGCCGCCCTACGCGATCGCCGACGAGATCGCCCGGATGGACGCCGTCGAGTCCGTCGTCACCTTCCGGCTGCTCGACAAGGACCGGGCCATCGAGGTGTTCGAGGAGCTCGATCCGGCCGACCAGCAGCAGATCCTGGAAGGGCTGCGGGACCAGCCGTTCAGGGAACTCGTCGAGCGCATGGACCCGGACGACCGGGCCCGCATGCTCAAGGAGGCGCCGGCCACGGTCGCCCAGCGCGTCCTGGCCGGGCTGAGCGCGCACGAGCGGCAGATGACGGCCGCGCTGCTCGGCTACCCGGAGGGCTCGGTCGGCCAGTACATGACGCCGGAAACGGTCGCGCTCCAGCAGGACCTGACGGTCGGTCAGGCTCTCGACGTCGTGCGCCGCAGGGGCGCGCAGGCGGAGACCATCTACACGCTTCCCGTGGTGGACACCGGGCGCAGGCTCACGGGCGTGGTCGAGCTCCGGGAGCTGGTGCTCAGCGAGCCGCGGGCGATGGTGTCCGATCTGGTGGTCACGGCACCGCCGATGGCCAGGGCCACCGACCGGGCGGAGGACGCGGCGCGGCTCATGCGCGAGACCAACGTGCTCGACCTGCCCGTCGTCGACAGTGAGAGCCGGCTCGTCGGCCTGCTGACCAGCGACGACGCGTTCGAGGTCATCGAGGCCGCGGACACCGAGGACGTCGCGCGGCAGTCCGGCGCCGAGCCGCTGGAGCGGCACTACATGTCGGTCAGCGTCTTCCGGCTGTCCCGGGTGCGCGTGCTGTGGCTGATGCTGCTGATGGTCGCCGCGACCTTGACCGTTTCTGTGACGCAACTCTTCGAGACGGAGCTGAACGAGGTCACCGAGTTGGCGCTGTTCGTGCCCCTGCTGATCGGGACCGGGGGCAACTCGGGAGCCCAGGCGGCGACGGCCGCCGTGCGCGCGCTCGCGGTGGGCGAGGTCAGGACGTCGGACCTGCTGCGTGTGATCTGGCGTGAGTGCCGTACCGGGCTGCTGCTCGGGTGCATGCTCGCGGTGGTCGGCCTGTTCGTGGGCGCGCTGTTCGTCGGCTGGGACGTCGCGAGCGTCGTGGCCCTGACCCTGGTCGTCATCTGCGCGTGGGCCTCGACCGTCGGCGGCACGATGCCGCTGCTGGCCAAGAAGCTGCGCATCGACCCGGCCGTGGTGTCGGCCCCGATGGTCACCACCCTGGTCGACGCCACCGGCCTGGTCATCTACTTCTCCACCGCGAAGCTCATCCTCGGTATCTGA
- a CDS encoding cytidine deaminase has translation MTDAVDWEALRAAAREAMTRAYAPYSEYRVGAAALVEDGRVVTGCNVENASYGLTLCAECGLVSALHASGGGRLTHFVCCDAEGRAITPCGRCRQLLMEHGGPGLAVLTPEGVLPLGELLPQSWHLGQ, from the coding sequence ATGACGGACGCGGTGGACTGGGAGGCGCTGCGCGCCGCGGCCCGGGAGGCGATGACCCGGGCCTACGCGCCGTACTCGGAGTACCGGGTGGGCGCGGCGGCGCTGGTCGAGGACGGCCGGGTGGTGACCGGCTGCAACGTGGAGAACGCCTCCTACGGCCTGACCCTGTGCGCCGAGTGCGGCCTGGTGTCCGCGCTGCACGCCTCGGGCGGCGGGCGGCTGACGCACTTCGTGTGCTGCGACGCCGAGGGGCGGGCGATCACCCCCTGCGGGCGCTGCCGCCAGCTGCTGATGGAGCACGGCGGGCCCGGCCTCGCGGTCCTGACGCCCGAGGGCGTCCTCCCGCTGGGGGAGCTGCTGCCGCAGTCCTGGCACCTGGGACAGTAG
- a CDS encoding GntP family permease → MDSSTWTLIAAVAAIAFLLLLVIRYKVQEFLALLVTTLVFGLMVGTNPIELVDLVVEEMGGSLGQLALVISLGAVFGTILQRAGAAERIATTLVDKFSERNIVWGLGVAGFLVGISVYIDVAIVILVPMLYGIVQRTGKSLLYYGIPLCAGLSTAYTFMPPSPGPLAAAGIMDADLGLVVVFGVLCGIPAVAVAGPLFARFIAKRIHVPVPAQLHAEIAAAARRGGRGTGGPAGTGDGPEEGAEEAAPALPGFLSVLGALLLPLTLIVLGTVGEKALADGSVPATTLTFVGHPVIALLLTCLYTLWFFGVRRGASREELREMASSALGPAGQIILITGAGGAFGGVLVDSGLGEVLAEAMEDASIPLVVFGFLTSSVMRICQGSGMIAMITGATFSAPLAEGLGAGPAAVALTTIAIACGGAAFSHVNDSGFWMANRYFGMSVADTLKSWTVMKSLVGITGFAAVCVTSVVVG, encoded by the coding sequence ATGGACAGTTCGACCTGGACGCTGATCGCCGCGGTGGCGGCGATCGCGTTCCTCCTGCTGCTCGTGATCAGATACAAGGTGCAGGAGTTCCTGGCGCTGCTGGTCACCACCCTCGTGTTCGGCCTGATGGTGGGGACTAACCCGATCGAGCTCGTCGACCTGGTCGTCGAGGAGATGGGCGGCTCCCTGGGCCAGCTGGCGCTCGTCATCAGCCTCGGTGCCGTGTTCGGGACGATCCTGCAACGGGCGGGAGCGGCGGAACGCATCGCGACGACGCTGGTCGACAAGTTCTCCGAACGCAACATCGTCTGGGGCCTGGGCGTCGCCGGGTTCCTCGTGGGCATCTCGGTCTACATCGACGTCGCGATCGTCATCCTGGTGCCGATGCTCTACGGCATCGTGCAGCGCACCGGCAAGTCCCTCCTCTACTACGGCATCCCGCTGTGCGCCGGCCTGAGCACCGCCTACACCTTCATGCCGCCCTCGCCCGGGCCGCTCGCCGCCGCCGGGATCATGGACGCCGACCTCGGCCTCGTCGTCGTCTTCGGTGTGCTCTGCGGCATACCCGCGGTGGCCGTGGCCGGGCCGCTGTTCGCCCGGTTCATCGCCAAGCGGATCCACGTGCCCGTCCCGGCCCAACTGCACGCCGAGATCGCCGCCGCCGCAAGGCGCGGCGGCCGTGGCACGGGCGGACCGGCCGGGACCGGCGATGGCCCGGAGGAGGGAGCGGAGGAGGCCGCGCCGGCCCTGCCCGGCTTCCTCTCGGTCCTCGGCGCGCTGCTGCTGCCGCTGACCCTCATCGTCCTCGGCACGGTCGGCGAGAAGGCCCTGGCCGATGGTTCGGTCCCGGCCACCACCCTCACCTTCGTCGGCCATCCGGTCATCGCCCTCCTGCTGACCTGCCTGTACACCCTGTGGTTCTTCGGCGTGCGCCGGGGCGCCAGCCGCGAGGAACTGCGCGAGATGGCGTCGAGCGCCCTGGGTCCCGCCGGGCAGATCATCCTGATCACCGGCGCGGGTGGGGCGTTCGGCGGCGTCCTCGTCGACTCCGGACTCGGCGAAGTGCTGGCCGAGGCCATGGAGGACGCCAGCATCCCCCTGGTGGTGTTCGGCTTCCTCACCTCGTCGGTCATGCGGATCTGCCAGGGCTCCGGCATGATCGCGATGATCACGGGCGCCACGTTCAGCGCGCCGCTGGCCGAGGGGCTCGGGGCGGGCCCCGCGGCGGTGGCCCTGACCACGATCGCCATCGCGTGCGGCGGAGCGGCGTTCTCCCATGTCAACGACTCCGGTTTCTGGATGGCGAACCGCTACTTCGGCATGTCGGTCGCCGACACGCTGAAGTCGTGGACCGTGATGAAGAGCCTGGTCGGCATCACGGGTTTCGCGGCCGTGTGCGTGACGAGCGTGGTCGTGGGCTGA
- a CDS encoding IlvD/Edd family dehydratase codes for MTTGGGTPPVGMRSGLVSYGDEEFALFLRTAFIKGAGYTDDALDRLVVGIVNTGSGFNPCHGNVPQLIEAVKRGVMLAGALPVEFPTISLHESFSHPTSMFLRNLMSMDTEEMIRALPVDAVVLIGGCDKTVPAQLMGAASAGKPAIQLVTGSMLTGSHRGRTVGACTDCRAFWGRFRAGEIDEAEISEVNGRLVGSVGTCSVAGTASTMACVAEAAGIALPGSATSPAPTADRMRIAELTGRRAVEMARTGLTIDKILTAGALENALRVLLAVGGSTNGLVHLAAIAGRLGYALDLDRFDAMSRQTPVLVNLKPAGEHYMEDLHRAGGVPRLLRELRDVLDLDALTVTGRTLGEELDDAPEPFPQDVIRTRERPVYPAGGIAVLRGNLAPGGAIIKQAAATADLLEHRGRAVVFEDAADLAARIDDEDLDVSADDVLVLRNIGPIGAPGMPEAGYIPIPRKLARQGVRDMVRISDGRMSGTAAGTIVLHVSPEAAAGGTLAHVRTGDVIRLSVSERVLELEVADEELAARADRTPPRSRPAPGRGYGRLFVEQVTQAEEGCDFAFLRAETIRGSVPGPR; via the coding sequence ATGACGACGGGTGGCGGGACACCCCCGGTGGGGATGCGGAGCGGTCTGGTCAGCTACGGGGACGAGGAGTTCGCCCTGTTCCTGCGCACGGCCTTCATCAAGGGCGCCGGGTACACCGACGACGCGCTGGACCGCCTGGTGGTGGGCATCGTCAACACGGGCAGCGGGTTCAACCCCTGCCACGGCAACGTCCCGCAGCTGATCGAAGCGGTCAAGCGCGGCGTGATGCTCGCGGGCGCGCTGCCCGTCGAGTTCCCCACGATCTCCCTGCACGAGAGCTTCTCCCACCCGACCAGCATGTTCCTGCGGAACCTCATGTCCATGGACACCGAGGAGATGATCCGCGCGCTGCCGGTGGACGCGGTGGTCCTCATCGGCGGGTGCGACAAAACGGTGCCCGCGCAGCTGATGGGCGCCGCCTCGGCGGGCAAGCCGGCGATCCAGCTGGTCACCGGGTCGATGCTCACCGGGTCGCACCGGGGCCGCACCGTGGGCGCCTGCACCGACTGCCGGGCGTTCTGGGGGCGCTTCCGGGCGGGTGAGATCGACGAGGCGGAGATCTCAGAGGTGAACGGCCGCCTGGTGGGCAGCGTGGGCACCTGCTCGGTGGCCGGGACGGCCAGCACCATGGCGTGCGTCGCCGAGGCCGCGGGCATCGCGCTGCCCGGCAGCGCGACGTCCCCCGCGCCCACCGCCGACCGCATGCGGATCGCGGAACTCACCGGCCGCCGCGCGGTCGAGATGGCGCGCACCGGCCTGACGATCGACAAGATCCTCACCGCGGGGGCGCTGGAGAACGCCCTGCGGGTGCTGCTCGCCGTCGGCGGCTCGACCAACGGGCTCGTCCACCTCGCCGCCATCGCCGGACGGCTCGGCTACGCGCTCGACCTGGACCGTTTCGACGCCATGAGCCGTCAGACGCCGGTGCTCGTGAACCTCAAGCCGGCGGGCGAGCACTACATGGAGGACCTGCACCGCGCGGGCGGCGTGCCCCGGCTGCTGCGGGAGCTGCGCGACGTGCTCGATCTCGACGCGCTCACCGTCACCGGCCGCACCCTCGGCGAGGAGCTGGACGACGCGCCGGAACCCTTCCCCCAGGACGTCATCAGGACGCGTGAGCGGCCGGTCTACCCGGCGGGCGGCATCGCCGTGCTGCGCGGCAACCTCGCACCGGGCGGCGCCATCATCAAACAGGCCGCGGCCACCGCGGACCTGCTCGAACACCGGGGCCGGGCCGTGGTGTTCGAGGACGCCGCCGACCTCGCCGCGCGCATCGACGACGAGGACCTCGACGTCAGCGCCGACGACGTGCTGGTCCTGCGGAACATCGGCCCGATCGGCGCCCCCGGCATGCCGGAGGCCGGCTACATCCCGATTCCGAGGAAGCTCGCCCGGCAGGGCGTCCGCGACATGGTCCGCATCTCCGACGGCCGGATGTCGGGCACCGCCGCGGGAACGATCGTGCTGCACGTGTCGCCCGAGGCGGCCGCCGGCGGAACCTTGGCCCACGTCAGGACCGGTGACGTCATCCGGCTCAGCGTCAGCGAGCGGGTCCTGGAGCTCGAAGTTGCGGATGAGGAGCTGGCCGCCCGGGCCGACCGCACGCCGCCCCGCTCGCGTCCGGCCCCCGGCCGCGGCTACGGCCGGCTCTTCGTCGAGCAGGTCACCCAGGCGGAGGAGGGCTGCGACTTCGCGTTCCTGCGCGCGGAGACGATCCGCGGCAGCGTCCCGGGCCCCCGCTGA